A stretch of the Channa argus isolate prfri chromosome 9, Channa argus male v1.0, whole genome shotgun sequence genome encodes the following:
- the ska3 gene encoding spindle and kinetochore-associated protein 3 isoform X2, translating into MDPTRQFFTKLKNLAVTLESETAKLQRAFDNRNNDGDSGETPTNATARAMRAYHEMNCEVSDMKGHFQSQLAQQKAQVNEGSSFIKACRVMEKRVTEDIQVLKGHWEKYGYQAPKETRKPNSQQPEADLKDEDKTASAGEERSQEEVDGDHCTSPSKAEPQPFTDVLRTPQLSDFGLSEMQLKRALAGAEWCSEVPPMPEMNLPQPLLNTPAPPPMPITPKCALRMDDDEIQTPQMRDFGISEHTMCLNNDFTMDLFRKNTEKPQGPSQDMPEPPINPLTEGLQRKDNLESPEPPVLCTPGFKIKKTKGHCSSPAQGNGDPESHGCAPNLPSTPEVPVFQTPYVNRLVSTKKSARQTGPNNMQTEDDSHTFEFPTAPSHEAAGSKRSWEYSVPELSIMGVEDKPMPEMPNLESVLGNSLQSKKAKIPKKATESVKPSKKTSVISPELDGATQEFSLGTPRIRMDYQEPSTPEMPDLSSVTQDICKLVSQAQSKKTSMAVVHPHVRPERHKNRAVSLTVVSESEFQSLPSYLRQVTLHSLNQAVHSINKFTAECEEEKTELHMEELRKITNVGTKTPVYILCLTELKRLKHIGGVRNTSVYKLCTSN; encoded by the exons GGACCCAACGAGACAATTTTTTACGAAGCTTAAAAATCTGGCGGTGACTCTGGAGTCAGAAACTGCCAAGCTCCAGCGAGCCTTTGACAACCGCAACAACGACGGCGACAGCGGTGAGACCCCCACAA acGCCACGGCAAGAGCAATGCGAGCATACCACGAAATGAACTGTGAAGTGTCAGACATGAAG GGACATTTCCAGAGTCAGTTGGCTCAGCAGAAGGCTCAAGTGAATGAGGGGAGCAGTTTCATTAAGGCCTGCAGAGTGATGGAGAAGAGAGTCACTGAAGACATCCAGGTACTGAAGGGACATTGGGAAAAATATGGCTACCAAGCCCCCAAAGAGACCAGGAAACCAAACA GTCAGCAGCCGGAAGCTGATTTAAAAGATGAGGATAAAACTGCATCAGCAGGAGAAGAGCGGAGCCAGGAGGAGGTTGATGGTGATCATTGCACATCTCCTTCAAAAGCCGAGCCTCAACCCTTCACTGACGTACTGCGAACCCCTCAGCTCTCTGACTTTGGTCTGTCTGAGATGCAGCTAAAGAGAGCTCTGGCTGGAGCGGAGTGGTGCTCGGAGGTACCCCCTATGCCTGAGATGAACCTTCCTCAACCCTTGCTCAACACACCTGCACCACCACCTATGCCCATAACTCCCAAATGTGCCCTGCGGATGGATGACGATGAGATACAGACACCTCAGATGCGGGACTTTGGCATCTCGGAGCACACCATGTGTCTGAACAATGACTTCACCATGGATCTGTTCcgcaaaaacactgaaaagccCCAAGG ACCATCTCAGGACATGCCTGAACCGCCGATAAACCCTCTGACAGAGGGTTTGCAGAGAAAAG ACAACTTGGAATCTCCAGAGCCACCTGTGCTTTGCACCCCagggtttaagatcaaaaagACAAAGGGCCACTGCTCCTCTCCTGCCCAAGGAAACGGTGACCCAGAATCCCATGGTTGCGCTCCAAACCTGCCGTCTACTCCTGAGGTCCCGGTGTTTCAAACCCCATATGTGAACCGACTGGTCAGCACCAAAAAG AGTGCACGCCAGACAGGTCCTAACAACATGCAAACTGAAGATGACAGCCACACCTTTGAATTTCCAACAGCACCTTCTCACGAAGCAGCTGGCTCCAAACGCTCCTGGGAGTACAGTGTGCCAGAGCTATCCATTATGGGTGTAGAGGACAAACCAATGCCAGAGATGCCAAACCTTGAGTCTGTTTTGGGAAATTCGTTACAAAGT AAAAAGGCCAAAATTCCAAAGAAGGCTACTGAGTCTGTCAAGCCGTCCAAGAAGACCTCTGTCATTAGTCCAGAGTTGGACGGTGCCACCCAGGAGTTCAGCTTGGGGACACCTCGCATTAGGATGGACTATCAAGAGCCCAGCACCCCAGAGATGCCTGACCTCAGCTCTGTTACTCAAGACATATGTAAA cTCGTGTCTCAGGCTCAGTCGAAAAAGACTTCCATGGCAGTTGTGCACCCACACGTCAGGccagaaagacataaaaacag AGCTGTGAGTCTGACTGTGGTGTCCGAGAGTGAGTTCCAGAGTTTACCCAGCTACCTGAGGCAGGTGACTCTGCACAGCCTTAACCAGGCAGTTCACAGCATCAACAAATTCACAGCAGAGTGTGAAG aagaaaagacagagctACATATGGAGGAGCTGAGGAAGATTACTAATGTTGGAACTAAGACTCCTGTATACATCCTTTGTTTAACGGAACTCAAGAGGCTGAAGCATATTGGAGGAGTGAGAAACACCTCTGTGTACAAACTGTGTACAAGCAACTGA
- the ska3 gene encoding spindle and kinetochore-associated protein 3 isoform X1: MDPTRQFFTKLKNLAVTLESETAKLQRAFDNRNNDGDSGETPTNATARAMRAYHEMNCEVSDMKGHFQSQLAQQKAQVNEGSSFIKACRVMEKRVTEDIQVLKGHWEKYGYQAPKETRKPNSQQPEADLKDEDKTASAGEERSQEEVDGDHCTSPSKAEPQPFTDVLRTPQLSDFGLSEMQLKRALAGAEWCSEVPPMPEMNLPQPLLNTPAPPPMPITPKCALRMDDDEIQTPQMRDFGISEHTMCLNNDFTMDLFRKNTEKPQGPSQDMPEPPINPLTEGLQRKADNLESPEPPVLCTPGFKIKKTKGHCSSPAQGNGDPESHGCAPNLPSTPEVPVFQTPYVNRLVSTKKSARQTGPNNMQTEDDSHTFEFPTAPSHEAAGSKRSWEYSVPELSIMGVEDKPMPEMPNLESVLGNSLQSKKAKIPKKATESVKPSKKTSVISPELDGATQEFSLGTPRIRMDYQEPSTPEMPDLSSVTQDICKLVSQAQSKKTSMAVVHPHVRPERHKNRAVSLTVVSESEFQSLPSYLRQVTLHSLNQAVHSINKFTAECEEEKTELHMEELRKITNVGTKTPVYILCLTELKRLKHIGGVRNTSVYKLCTSN, encoded by the exons GGACCCAACGAGACAATTTTTTACGAAGCTTAAAAATCTGGCGGTGACTCTGGAGTCAGAAACTGCCAAGCTCCAGCGAGCCTTTGACAACCGCAACAACGACGGCGACAGCGGTGAGACCCCCACAA acGCCACGGCAAGAGCAATGCGAGCATACCACGAAATGAACTGTGAAGTGTCAGACATGAAG GGACATTTCCAGAGTCAGTTGGCTCAGCAGAAGGCTCAAGTGAATGAGGGGAGCAGTTTCATTAAGGCCTGCAGAGTGATGGAGAAGAGAGTCACTGAAGACATCCAGGTACTGAAGGGACATTGGGAAAAATATGGCTACCAAGCCCCCAAAGAGACCAGGAAACCAAACA GTCAGCAGCCGGAAGCTGATTTAAAAGATGAGGATAAAACTGCATCAGCAGGAGAAGAGCGGAGCCAGGAGGAGGTTGATGGTGATCATTGCACATCTCCTTCAAAAGCCGAGCCTCAACCCTTCACTGACGTACTGCGAACCCCTCAGCTCTCTGACTTTGGTCTGTCTGAGATGCAGCTAAAGAGAGCTCTGGCTGGAGCGGAGTGGTGCTCGGAGGTACCCCCTATGCCTGAGATGAACCTTCCTCAACCCTTGCTCAACACACCTGCACCACCACCTATGCCCATAACTCCCAAATGTGCCCTGCGGATGGATGACGATGAGATACAGACACCTCAGATGCGGGACTTTGGCATCTCGGAGCACACCATGTGTCTGAACAATGACTTCACCATGGATCTGTTCcgcaaaaacactgaaaagccCCAAGG ACCATCTCAGGACATGCCTGAACCGCCGATAAACCCTCTGACAGAGGGTTTGCAGAGAAAAG CAGACAACTTGGAATCTCCAGAGCCACCTGTGCTTTGCACCCCagggtttaagatcaaaaagACAAAGGGCCACTGCTCCTCTCCTGCCCAAGGAAACGGTGACCCAGAATCCCATGGTTGCGCTCCAAACCTGCCGTCTACTCCTGAGGTCCCGGTGTTTCAAACCCCATATGTGAACCGACTGGTCAGCACCAAAAAG AGTGCACGCCAGACAGGTCCTAACAACATGCAAACTGAAGATGACAGCCACACCTTTGAATTTCCAACAGCACCTTCTCACGAAGCAGCTGGCTCCAAACGCTCCTGGGAGTACAGTGTGCCAGAGCTATCCATTATGGGTGTAGAGGACAAACCAATGCCAGAGATGCCAAACCTTGAGTCTGTTTTGGGAAATTCGTTACAAAGT AAAAAGGCCAAAATTCCAAAGAAGGCTACTGAGTCTGTCAAGCCGTCCAAGAAGACCTCTGTCATTAGTCCAGAGTTGGACGGTGCCACCCAGGAGTTCAGCTTGGGGACACCTCGCATTAGGATGGACTATCAAGAGCCCAGCACCCCAGAGATGCCTGACCTCAGCTCTGTTACTCAAGACATATGTAAA cTCGTGTCTCAGGCTCAGTCGAAAAAGACTTCCATGGCAGTTGTGCACCCACACGTCAGGccagaaagacataaaaacag AGCTGTGAGTCTGACTGTGGTGTCCGAGAGTGAGTTCCAGAGTTTACCCAGCTACCTGAGGCAGGTGACTCTGCACAGCCTTAACCAGGCAGTTCACAGCATCAACAAATTCACAGCAGAGTGTGAAG aagaaaagacagagctACATATGGAGGAGCTGAGGAAGATTACTAATGTTGGAACTAAGACTCCTGTATACATCCTTTGTTTAACGGAACTCAAGAGGCTGAAGCATATTGGAGGAGTGAGAAACACCTCTGTGTACAAACTGTGTACAAGCAACTGA
- the ska3 gene encoding spindle and kinetochore-associated protein 3 isoform X3, whose amino-acid sequence MDPTRQFFTKLKNLAVTLESETAKLQRAFDNRNNDGDSDATARAMRAYHEMNCEVSDMKGHFQSQLAQQKAQVNEGSSFIKACRVMEKRVTEDIQVLKGHWEKYGYQAPKETRKPNSQQPEADLKDEDKTASAGEERSQEEVDGDHCTSPSKAEPQPFTDVLRTPQLSDFGLSEMQLKRALAGAEWCSEVPPMPEMNLPQPLLNTPAPPPMPITPKCALRMDDDEIQTPQMRDFGISEHTMCLNNDFTMDLFRKNTEKPQGPSQDMPEPPINPLTEGLQRKADNLESPEPPVLCTPGFKIKKTKGHCSSPAQGNGDPESHGCAPNLPSTPEVPVFQTPYVNRLVSTKKSARQTGPNNMQTEDDSHTFEFPTAPSHEAAGSKRSWEYSVPELSIMGVEDKPMPEMPNLESVLGNSLQSKKAKIPKKATESVKPSKKTSVISPELDGATQEFSLGTPRIRMDYQEPSTPEMPDLSSVTQDICKLVSQAQSKKTSMAVVHPHVRPERHKNRAVSLTVVSESEFQSLPSYLRQVTLHSLNQAVHSINKFTAECEEEKTELHMEELRKITNVGTKTPVYILCLTELKRLKHIGGVRNTSVYKLCTSN is encoded by the exons GGACCCAACGAGACAATTTTTTACGAAGCTTAAAAATCTGGCGGTGACTCTGGAGTCAGAAACTGCCAAGCTCCAGCGAGCCTTTGACAACCGCAACAACGACGGCGACAGCG acGCCACGGCAAGAGCAATGCGAGCATACCACGAAATGAACTGTGAAGTGTCAGACATGAAG GGACATTTCCAGAGTCAGTTGGCTCAGCAGAAGGCTCAAGTGAATGAGGGGAGCAGTTTCATTAAGGCCTGCAGAGTGATGGAGAAGAGAGTCACTGAAGACATCCAGGTACTGAAGGGACATTGGGAAAAATATGGCTACCAAGCCCCCAAAGAGACCAGGAAACCAAACA GTCAGCAGCCGGAAGCTGATTTAAAAGATGAGGATAAAACTGCATCAGCAGGAGAAGAGCGGAGCCAGGAGGAGGTTGATGGTGATCATTGCACATCTCCTTCAAAAGCCGAGCCTCAACCCTTCACTGACGTACTGCGAACCCCTCAGCTCTCTGACTTTGGTCTGTCTGAGATGCAGCTAAAGAGAGCTCTGGCTGGAGCGGAGTGGTGCTCGGAGGTACCCCCTATGCCTGAGATGAACCTTCCTCAACCCTTGCTCAACACACCTGCACCACCACCTATGCCCATAACTCCCAAATGTGCCCTGCGGATGGATGACGATGAGATACAGACACCTCAGATGCGGGACTTTGGCATCTCGGAGCACACCATGTGTCTGAACAATGACTTCACCATGGATCTGTTCcgcaaaaacactgaaaagccCCAAGG ACCATCTCAGGACATGCCTGAACCGCCGATAAACCCTCTGACAGAGGGTTTGCAGAGAAAAG CAGACAACTTGGAATCTCCAGAGCCACCTGTGCTTTGCACCCCagggtttaagatcaaaaagACAAAGGGCCACTGCTCCTCTCCTGCCCAAGGAAACGGTGACCCAGAATCCCATGGTTGCGCTCCAAACCTGCCGTCTACTCCTGAGGTCCCGGTGTTTCAAACCCCATATGTGAACCGACTGGTCAGCACCAAAAAG AGTGCACGCCAGACAGGTCCTAACAACATGCAAACTGAAGATGACAGCCACACCTTTGAATTTCCAACAGCACCTTCTCACGAAGCAGCTGGCTCCAAACGCTCCTGGGAGTACAGTGTGCCAGAGCTATCCATTATGGGTGTAGAGGACAAACCAATGCCAGAGATGCCAAACCTTGAGTCTGTTTTGGGAAATTCGTTACAAAGT AAAAAGGCCAAAATTCCAAAGAAGGCTACTGAGTCTGTCAAGCCGTCCAAGAAGACCTCTGTCATTAGTCCAGAGTTGGACGGTGCCACCCAGGAGTTCAGCTTGGGGACACCTCGCATTAGGATGGACTATCAAGAGCCCAGCACCCCAGAGATGCCTGACCTCAGCTCTGTTACTCAAGACATATGTAAA cTCGTGTCTCAGGCTCAGTCGAAAAAGACTTCCATGGCAGTTGTGCACCCACACGTCAGGccagaaagacataaaaacag AGCTGTGAGTCTGACTGTGGTGTCCGAGAGTGAGTTCCAGAGTTTACCCAGCTACCTGAGGCAGGTGACTCTGCACAGCCTTAACCAGGCAGTTCACAGCATCAACAAATTCACAGCAGAGTGTGAAG aagaaaagacagagctACATATGGAGGAGCTGAGGAAGATTACTAATGTTGGAACTAAGACTCCTGTATACATCCTTTGTTTAACGGAACTCAAGAGGCTGAAGCATATTGGAGGAGTGAGAAACACCTCTGTGTACAAACTGTGTACAAGCAACTGA
- the LOC137133491 gene encoding uncharacterized protein, with amino-acid sequence MVHTCVVAGCRNRRTPGTTLSFYRFPRDPERKQRWIAAVNREGWVPNDGSRLCSTHFISGKQVKNPRSPDYVPSVFKTAPLSPEMKEPGALEVLDKQEARVEAANALLFLQGQGRSVVGEQGKEEHPEVREQEAIVDESASSSPSSDEDDDDDDDDEPVSDSKKGKFAQMSDAPVNFDDILNALKKENQALRESVEKMSLSENSLRNDAEKVKFYTGLPNYFVLETVMWLLAPHMEGMKNVKLSKFQQLLLTLMRLRLDLRNQDLAYRFGVKVGTVTKTVHRMVNIMSSTLVPTAVFWPSRAELRKNLPAALRASYPDCAVIIDCFTVPFEEPVSRGNKPQQPQEIETGYNVLKYLIGVAPQGVVTFVSRGVLGNVSDKTLAEGCGFLCKLLPGDVVLASRDLDIGESVAARGALFKIAGRSDGSPLADASSDTVSVQRHVGRVISMVKHRYAMLTGPVESPFTTACERTSNLSTFDKIVQVACALNNLCISAAPLE; translated from the exons ATGGTTCACACGTGTGTGGTGGCAGGCTGTAGGAACAGAAGGACACCGGGCACCACTTTATCTTTTTACCGTTTCCCCCGGGACCCCGAGAGGAAGCAGCGTTGGATAGCCGCCGTGAACAGAGAGGGATGGGTGCCGAACGACGGCAGTCGACTGTGTAGTACTCACTTCATCTCAG GTAAACAGGTAAAGAATCCAAGGTCGCCCGATTATGTTCCTTCTGTGTTCAAGACCGCTCCCTTATCCCCAGAGATGAAGGAGCCCGGTGCCTTAGAGGTCCTGGACAAGCAAGAGGCACGTGTGGAAGCGGCTAATGCCTTGTTGTTCCTGCAGGGCCAGGGCAGGTCTGTGGTGGGAGAGCAGGGCAAGGAAGAGCATCCTGAGGTAAGGGAGCAGGAGGCCATTGTGGATGAAAGTGCGTCTTCTTCCCCCAGCTCTGATGAAGACGACgacgacgatgatgatgatgaaccCGTAAGTGACAGCAAGAAAGGAAAGTTTGCTCAGATGTCTGATGCTCCAGTTAACTTTGACGACATCCTGAATGCCTTGAAGAAGGAAAACCAGGCTCTCAGAGAGTCTGTGGAGAAAATGTCCCTGTCTGAGAACTCCCTGAGGAATGATGCAGAGAAAGTCAAGTTTTACACTGGTTTACCAAATTACTTTGTCTTAGAGACAGTAATGTGGCTGCTGGCACCTCACATGGAGGGGATGAAAAACGTGAAACTTTCCAAGTTCCAGCAGTTGCTGCTGACTCTGATGCGGCTTCGTCTAGACCTCCGCAATCAAGACCTCGCCTATCGCTTTGGTGTGAAAGTCGGCACTGTAACCAAAACAGTGCACCGGATGGTCAATATCATGTCCTCCACTCTGGTGCCAACGGCCGTCTTCTGGCCTTCTAGAGCTGAGCTTCGGAAAAACCTGCCGGCAGCTCTGCGCGCCTCCTACCCTGACTGCGCTGTCATCATAGACTGTTTCACGGTGCCTTTTGAAGAGCCGGTTTCTCGGGGCAACAAGCCGCAGCAACCGCAAGAGATTGAGACAGGTTATAACGTGTTAAAATATCTGATTGGTGTAGCTCCACAAGGTGTTGTCACATTTGTTTCCAGGGGTGTGCTGGGAAACGTTAGTGACAAGACCCTGGCTGAGGGATGTGGATTTCTGTGCAAGCTTCTCCCTGGTGATGTTGTGCTGGCGAGTCGCGATCTCGACATCGGCGAGTCTGTGGCCGCCCGTGGGGCACTGTTCAAAATTGCCGGAAGGTCCGATGGTTCACCACTGGCTGATGCTTCCTCTGATACGGTCAGTGTGCAGCGGCACGTGGGGAGGGTGATTTCCATGGTGAAGCACAGGTACGCCATGCTCACGGGCCCTGTTGAGAGCCCCTTCACCACAGCCTGTGAGCGCACATCGAACCTCTCAACTTTTGATAAAATTGTGCAAGTCGCCTGTGCCTTAAACAACCTGTGCATCTCTGCTGCTCCACTAGAGTGA